In Pseudoalteromonas sp. '520P1 No. 423', the following proteins share a genomic window:
- a CDS encoding alpha-L-fucosidase translates to MITFNNNKIYTISKVTFITAAILGLSACNTTNSTTKNTTQTNTDTTPEVYEANIASLQQYKTPQWFRDAKLGIYLHWGPYSVAEVGEWYPRKMYIQGTEENKHHVKNYGHPSEFGYKDLIPLWKAEKFDPDALVGLFKQAGAKYFTPVAVHHDNFDLWDSKHQEWNSVNHGPKKDITGMWRDATLKHGLRFGVTTHLSRSYSWLNTSKLADAKGEKAGVPYDGNDKNFSGLYHEQHSDTHPRAPLNPPKAWRDHWSARMKDLIDKYQPDHFYFDSAIPFRGEDNGQTGMDVIAHLYNTSLKKYDGEQQAVMAIKERPWQAMYDDGMATLDYERGKASHILSEPWQTDDSIGDWGYRKKATYMETNLVIDKFIDIVSKNGNLLLNIPIKADGTLDKRATQTLEEMGQWMSANSEGIYGSRPWYLFGEGKVNEIDHKAQKSPYTSKDIRFTTKDGNLYAYALAWPGAGKTLRIKNITKGNMRIGLVESVTMLGSNAKIKWQSASDGLEIIMPKKPASDFAHGFKITFKSR, encoded by the coding sequence ATGATTACATTTAACAATAATAAAATTTACACCATTTCAAAAGTAACATTTATTACCGCTGCAATTTTAGGCCTCAGTGCTTGTAATACAACAAACAGCACAACAAAGAACACAACACAAACAAATACTGATACAACACCTGAAGTTTATGAAGCCAATATCGCTTCATTACAACAATACAAAACACCCCAATGGTTTCGAGATGCTAAACTTGGTATCTATTTACACTGGGGGCCTTATTCAGTTGCAGAAGTAGGCGAATGGTACCCACGTAAAATGTACATCCAAGGTACTGAAGAAAATAAACATCATGTTAAAAATTACGGCCACCCTTCTGAGTTTGGTTATAAAGATCTTATTCCATTATGGAAAGCCGAAAAATTTGATCCTGATGCTTTAGTGGGATTATTTAAACAAGCTGGAGCCAAATATTTTACCCCTGTGGCTGTGCATCATGACAATTTTGATTTATGGGATTCTAAGCATCAAGAATGGAACTCAGTTAACCATGGGCCTAAAAAAGATATAACTGGCATGTGGCGAGATGCAACATTAAAACATGGATTACGTTTTGGTGTGACAACGCACCTTTCTCGTAGTTATAGCTGGCTAAATACGTCTAAACTTGCAGATGCAAAAGGCGAAAAAGCAGGTGTGCCTTATGATGGTAATGATAAAAACTTTTCTGGTTTATACCATGAACAACACAGCGATACACATCCAAGAGCGCCATTAAATCCACCTAAGGCCTGGCGAGATCACTGGTCTGCGCGTATGAAAGATTTAATCGATAAATATCAGCCAGATCATTTCTACTTTGATAGTGCGATTCCTTTTAGAGGCGAAGATAATGGCCAAACAGGTATGGATGTCATTGCACATTTATACAATACCAGCTTAAAAAAATATGATGGTGAACAACAAGCTGTCATGGCCATTAAAGAACGCCCTTGGCAAGCTATGTATGACGATGGCATGGCAACGTTAGATTATGAGCGTGGTAAAGCTAGCCACATTCTATCGGAACCTTGGCAAACAGATGATTCGATTGGTGATTGGGGCTACCGTAAAAAAGCCACTTATATGGAAACGAATTTAGTGATTGATAAATTTATCGATATCGTAAGTAAAAACGGTAATTTATTATTAAACATTCCAATTAAAGCCGATGGTACGTTAGATAAAAGAGCGACCCAAACACTAGAAGAAATGGGCCAATGGATGTCAGCTAATAGTGAGGGCATTTATGGTTCTCGCCCTTGGTATTTATTTGGAGAAGGTAAAGTTAACGAAATTGACCATAAAGCACAAAAGTCACCTTATACCAGTAAAGATATTCGTTTTACTACTAAAGATGGCAACCTTTATGCTTATGCGTTAGCTTGGCCAGGTGCAGGGAAAACCCTACGCATTAAAAATATTACCAAAGGCAATATGCGAATTGGCTTAGTTGAAAGCGTTACTATGCTTGGTTCTAATGCAAAAATAAAATGGCAATCTGCATCTGATGGTTTAGAAATCATTATGCCTAAAAAGCCTGCAAGCGATTTTGCTCATGGCTTTAAAATCACCTTTAAATCACGTTAA